DNA sequence from the Prochlorothrix hollandica PCC 9006 = CALU 1027 genome:
TCCAAGGGGTTGATCCAAGGGGAGGAACGATCCTAATCCATCGTCTGCTATAACGGGGATTCATTCCCTAAAAAAGGTGATTAGCCCCAGGGTTGATCACCTTTTTCTTGTTGATGGTGGGTATCAACTTAAGCCGGGACAGTGGGGCGCGGAGTAATTATTCAGGGGGTCACGGGAGAATGAGGGTTTCAGGCTTCAGAAAACAGACCTGAGGCGATTGGAGAGGATCTATTTCACCTTGGCAGATTCCCCGATTTTGGTAGGGGCAATCCCCCCGTGGTTGCCCCGGTTGTGGGTCGCGAAGAGGGTCGGCACGGGGGCGCGACCCCTACCCGAGGTCGATGGTTCCAAGGTGAAATGCACCCCGTTGATCCGGCTCTGACCGGCGATCGTGGGGCTGAAACCCTACTCACTTTCCCCCTGAATAGTTACGCTAAATAGCCACAGCTAAATATCCAATTCCAACAGATCTAACTGTGCCCCATAGGTTTCAATGAATTCCCGACGGGGGGCCACCCGATCGCCCATCAACACCGTGAAAATGCGATCGGCCTCCGCTGCATCCTCGATTTCAATGCGCTTCATCATCCGAGTTTCCGGATTCATGGTGGTTTCCCAAAGCTGTTTAGGCATCATTTCCCCTAAACCCTTAAAGCGCTGAATATCGTACTTGGCATTGTCGGGGAAAGTGGCAATCCGTTGATTGCGCTCCCGCTCGTTATAGCAATAGTAGTGGTTGCGGCCCCGCTCCACCTTATACAGGGGCGGACAGGCAATGTAGATAAAGCCTTGATCCACCAAGGCCCGCTGGTAGCGATAGAAGAAGGTGAGCAACAGGGTGCGAATATGGGCACCGTCCACGTCTGCATCCGTATTTTTGGCACAAATACCGCCGGTACCACAAATGAAGTTTTCATCCCCCTGGACGGAGAAATCATAGACATAATCGCCGACGGGATCAATTTCTTCATTGCTGACCACAGGCAACCCCATCAGATCGTCACTAATGGTGACCCAGAGGGGGGCGGGGGGGTCGGCACCTGGGATCTGGGCCACCCATGCAGCAGCCTGGGGATGACGCTGCCAGAGGTCTGCGGCGGCGGTCACCTGGTCTTCGCCCTCCAGGGTCAAGGTGTAACGGGAATCCGTGGGGTCCAAGTCAGGGTTGGGGGCGGTGGTGCGGACCACCCAGCCCAGTTGGCCAAAGAGATAAAGTAAGCCTTCCTTCAGGTCTGGGGCAGTGGTGGTCAGGGACAGCTTGCCCTGGTCCAGGGTGCCGTTGGCCAGGAAATAGCCCTCCAGGAAGGCCAGTTGCAGGGGTTCTGACAGGCTGAAGACCACATTGGGCAGTTGGCGGGGGCTACCCTGGAGACCCCAGGCTTGGAGCAGGCGGGCCGTCACCAGACTCTGGAACGAACAGGAAATCCCTGGGCCGTCGGCAGCGTCGGCGGTGTGCAGGGTTGCCCCAAATAGAGCCTCGATCGCCCCGGCCAGTTCTGGGATAAAGGGCCGATGGTGTTCCCCCAGATCTAGGATCACCTGCTGCTGACTGAGGCGACCGATCGCCCCATACCAGCCCAGGAACCAGAGCAGGTCTCGGTTGAGGGGCAAGTAGCGATCGAAGGCTAGATGGCCCTGGCCTTGGGGCACCAGTTGCACCCCATCCCCCAATTGCCGGACCTCCGACGGGGTAAAGTCCTGGAGAGGGTGGCGGTTGCTGGCCGATCGCCCGGAATCAGGGGCGCTATCAGCCCCCGGCTGGACCCGGTTCAGCCAGTCCTCCAGGGTGGAGGGTAGGGTCTGGTATTGGACTCCCTCCGTACAGGCTAGGGTTTCTAGATAGGTCAAGAATTCGGGCAGACCAGGGTGATCGATCCCCTGCTCCCACTGGCTGATGGTCAGGGGCTGGGGTGCCCCACAGGCCACGGCCACCGCTTGCTGACTCAGACCCAGGGCGTTGCGCCGTTCCACCAGTTTCTGCCAATCCGCCAGATCCAACCAAACCCGGGGCTGCTGCCAGCGATCGGGGTTGCTCTGGGGTTGCTCCACCTGACATAACAGCCGCTGATCAACCACCCGGCGCACATCGTCCCCTTGAACCTGGAGGGCTTGGCTCACCCCAGCCTGGTAAAAGGTTTCCAGCAAATCCACCCGGCTGGGGGACAGCGCCGGACGGGGCAAGCGGCGGGGAGCCACCAGTAAATCACCGGGGCGGATTTCGTTGCCTTTTTTCAGTTGCACAGCCCCATGGTCATAGACGTAAACGCTATGGGACGAGGTGACCTTGAGGGAACGGTTATAGCGGGTGGTAAGCCGATACATCGCCTCTTTGTGTTCATGGCGAATCACCGCCTTGAGGGGACGGAAGCGGGTGGTGTGGCCCGTGGGGTCGGGATCAAAGGTCAACACCTGATAGGCCATGGCATCCCGGTACCCCTCGGCGCATTGGTCAATAAATTCGCCAATTTTGACCAGTTCGGTGTGGCCGCGATCGTCCATGACCACGGTGCGCTCATCCCCCGCCACACTCATAATCACAATGCGGTGATACCGCAGTTGGGCTTCGTCAAATTCCTCCCCCTTAATGCCCAGGCCCAGGGCCGTGATCAGGGCTTGAATTTCCGTGTTTTTGTAAATCTTGGCATCATCGGTTTTTTCGATGTTCAGGATCTTGCCACGCAGGGGCAAAATGGCCTGGAACCGGCGATCGCGGCCCTGTTTGGCACTGTTATGGACAAAAACCCCACTGGCCAGGGCAAAGTTGTGGGTCTGGGGCACTTCCAGATCATAGACATCCCAGCGATCGGTCAAGGCTTCCACGGAGACCACCCGGTGGTTGTGGGGCGCAGGCTGGGGTTCGGGCTGGGGTTCGAGCTGGGGTTCTAGCTGGGGTTCGGGCTGAAACGATAAAGCTAGATCTGCGATCGTCCCTGGGACAGACGGCAGATCACCCGTGGGCAGGGAGGGGGACAGAAACCACTGTTCCGAGCCAGGACACCAGACCAACTGGCGATCGCCCTGGCGATATAAGGGCATCAACGACAGCCCAGGGGTGAGGTCCGCCGCCTGGTGATAGGAGCCATCACGCCCCATAAAGCGGTGATCCGGCGTGCAACAGATCACCGCACCGTTATCGAGGGTCACCTGCACCACCTCAGCCTGGGTTTTGGTGAGGCGGGGGTGGACAATGCGCTCAATGCCTAGGGTGCCATCGGCGCGAATGGTATAGCACCAATGCTCCTGACCCCTGGCCTGCTCTGCCACCAAGTCCTTAAAGCTGAGGTGGCGACCATCGGCCAGGGCCACCTGGGTATCCCCCTGGAAACAGCCCCCGGCAGAATCCCCTTCCACAATGAAAATCTCCGACTCCGAGGGATCCCGTGAGCTACAATCCGCCAACTTACCGGGCAAGGTGGACGATTCCAGCACCGACTTGCGTCGCACCAATTCCCGCGCCCGACGGGCTGCTTCCGCTGCATTAAAGGCTTGAATCGCCTTTTCCAAAATGCTATCCACCACCTGGGGGTTAAAGTCCAAATACTCCGTCAACACCTCCCCCACCAGGGAATCGACAATGCCGCGAACTTCCGTGTTACCCAGCTTGGTTTTGGTTTGCCCTTCAAATTCCGGATCCGGCACCTTCACGGAAATCACCGCCGTCAGCCCTTCCCGAATATTTTCCCCCGCCAGATTGCCTTCGCTGTCTTTGCGCTTGTTGCGTTTGCGGGCAAAGGTATTGAAGGTGCGGGTTAAAACCGTTTTCAGCCCTTCTAAATGGGTTCCACCGTCGATCGTCCGAATATTATTGGCAAACCCCAACAAATTATCGCTATAGGCATCCAGACACCACTGGAAGGCTGCTTCCACCTGCACCCCATCCCGTTCCCCGGTCACATAGATAATCTTCTCGTGGATGGGCTGCTTTTCCCGGTTCATGTACTCCACATATTCCCGAATCCCCCCCTCGTAATAATAGGTTTCCACCCGGGGTTGCTCACTGTTGAGCAGGTCTAAGCGCTCATCGCTGAAGATAATCCGCACGCCCCCATTGAGGTAAGCCAACTCCCGCATCCGCCCGGAGAGGAAGTTGTAGTCGAACTGGGTATCTGTGGTAAAAATCTGGGGATCTGGCTTAAATTGAACCTGGGTTCCTGTTTTCTGGGTGGGAATCGCGGACACCTCTAGCTCCGTGACCGGAACGCCTCGCTCAAAGCGCTGGGTGTGGGTTTTGCCCAAGCGCCACACCGTGACTTCCACCCATTCCGACAGGGCATTGACCACGGAGATCCCCACCCCATGCAAGCCCCCGGAGACCTTATAACCGCCGCCGCCAAATTTCCCCCCCGCGTGGAGTACCGTCAGCACGGTTTCTAGGGCTGATTTACCGGTGCGGGGGTGGACATCCGTAGGAATACCTCGGCCATCATCATCCACACAGACCGAGCCATCGGGCAGGAGCCGGATGTTGATATTTTTGCAATAACCAGCCAGGGCTTCATCAACGGAGTTGTCAACAACTTCATAGACTAAATGGTGTAACCCCCGTGGCCCGGTCGTTCCGATGTACATGCCGGGGCGCTTGCGGACGGGTTCTAGCCCTTCCAGCACCTGAATCTGATCAGCACCGTACTCGTTGGTCATGGGGCACACTCCAAAATAATGGCCAAAATCCTGGAAACGGGGGCTTCCAATCTGAAACAGGTAAATTTTACCACAAAAGCTTTAGGCGGGCTTATAGACCCGGTTCAGGCCATCTTTACCGGGGGGGTGGAGGGGGAATTATGGCAGTACAAGAATCCTGGCCTGCGGCGACCCTATACCCATCACTCAAAGTCGTTCCATCCTCTGCCGCGATCGCCCGGTGCAACCTACCCCTAACCCCGACCCGGAGGGGGCTGGGGGGTGGGTCAACCGAGGGCACCCACAGACCAGTTTGCTCACTCCCCGCCGGGACAGAGAAGGATCAGGATAGAGGTACGGCTAACCAGACAGGCACGGCTAACCAGACAGGCACGGCTAACCAGACAGGCACGGCTAACCAGACAGGCACGGCTAACCAGACAGGCACGGCTAACCAGACAGGCACGGCTAGGCTCGGTTAAAAGCCTTTGTCATCGTCGTCGTATTGCTTTTTCTTGTCCGGCAGATTCAAAGGAGCCGTATAAGGAGCCGTATAGGGAGGAGTGCTGGGTTTATCGGCCCAGACATCTTCATCATCGTCATCGTAGTAGCTGCCATAGCCAGAGTCAGTAGATGGGGGGGCACCATAGCCCGGATCCCGGTAGGGGGCAGGTTCCGAGGGTCGCGGCGGTTCCGGGCGCGGTTCGGGGTAGCGGGGTGCTTCGCGGCGGGGTTCGGGGTAACGGGGTTCCGGCTCATAGTAGCGATCGCGCCCCGAAGCTTCATTCCAATTATCGGACTCCGGCTCATAGTAGCGCCGGCGTTGTTCCAGGGGTTGGGGCACCACCCGAGGCACTGGCTCCAATTCCGGCTCTTGCCAGTTGTCATCATCCCAGGTACTGGGTTGGGGCTGGGGTTGGGGTTGAACCCGTTGTTGCGCCACGGGTTGGCGGTAGGGCTGGCTATAGCTGGGGGTGCGCAGGGGTTCCCCAGTGCCCAACTGGTTCTCGGCGGGGGTGCTGGGGATAATATAGTCGTCTTCGTTGTCCCGTTCCCAAGGGGCAGAGGACAGTCCCAGCTTTTCCATGACTCCGACGGTCAATTGCACCAGGCGATCTTCTGATCCCTCAAAAACAATGATGCGATTGGGACCCGTGCTGGAAATTTCCTCAATGGGCAACTCATAGGTGCTCAGCAGGGTTTCGGGCACGGCTGTCACCCCCAGGGAGGCAATGATCAGGGTTTCCACTTCCCCGTTCTCAATATTGAAGGTAAAGCCCCGCACCCGTCCTAGGGGTTCATTGTTTTCCGTGATCACTTCACTATTGATCAGGGTGCTGTAGCGTTCGGGATCGAGGTCTTCAATGACATCGCTGTTGTCCACCAGCACCACATCCCCCACCTGTTGGACGCTGTCCAAGTACATGTAGGTGGTGAGGCTGAGACCGGGCAGGACTCTGGCCATGGCGCTGTCCCGTAGACCAAGGGCCACGACTTCGCGGCGATCGACATCCACCAGCAGTTCACTAACAACCCCCAGCCGCTTGCCGGTGTCGCGGGTAATAACCTGGCTACCCAGAAGTTCGGAACGTTGCCAAATGAGTTCAGATGCCATTGCCGAGTCCTAATCTCGAAAGTCCTAATCTCGAACCAATGCGTCACGCGATGCGCTTCTTTCTTGGATCTATCTTAATCTGTAGCCTATCTTAACAATACTAAACCCTTTTCCAAAACAGCCACTGACCGATGATGGATCAAATGACGGATCAAATGACGGATCAGATGACGGATCAGATGACGGATCAGATGACGGATCAATGAACGCACCACGGGGGAAACCACGGGGGAAACCGATCCCCAGAACTACCCTATACCCATCCCTCGGAGTCTTTCTAATCCTCTGCGGCGATCGCCAGATTTAACCCACCCCTCGCCCCGACCTGGAGGGGAAGGGGAGAGTTCAGGCTTTGGGCTTGGGGAGGGCAGGAACCGCAGCGGCGTGGGGGGGAGGGCAGGGTTCGGCGGGGGGAATGGATCCCCGTCCGGTGCGGGGGGGGGAGGTGATCGTCTCCAGGTAATCGGCGTGGCTGGCGAATTCTGGCAAAATTTCTCGACTAAAGGCTTCTGCTGCCTTCGATCGGTAGCGATTAGGGTTATAGATCACCGACAGGGTTCGTTTAATCACCACCTCATCCACGGGGGCACGGTGCAGCAGACCCATGTCCAATTCTTTCTCAATGGCCGACACCGACACAAACGCAGCCCCTAAGCCCGCTTGCACGGCGTTTTTGATGGCTTCGATCGAATTCAACTCCATTTCGATGCGCAAACGGCGGGTTTCAATGCCACACCGGGTTAAAACTTGATCGATAACCTTGCGAATGGTGGACTGGGAGTCCAGAGCGATGAATTGCAGTTTATAGAGATCTTCCCGTTGGATGCGGGCCGGTTGGGCCAGGGAGTGCTGGGGGGGCAAAATCAGGGCTAACTCGTCCTCGGCATAGGGCACCATCATCAGGGAGTCCTGCAACTCCACCGGCACTTCTCCCCCAATAATGGCCAAATCGATCTGACCATTGGCCACGCTCCAGGAGGTACGGCGGGTGGAATGGACATGGAGTTGCACCGCCACATCGGGATAGCGTTGGCGAAAGAGACCAATCATGCGGGGCAGGAAATAGGTGCCGGTGGTCTGGCTGGCCCCCACGATTAGGGTCCCCCCCTGGAGGTTCTGCAAGTCTTCGAGGGCGCGGCAGGTTTCGCCACAGAGGCTGAGGATTTTTTCCCCATAGTTCAGCAACAAATGTCCCGCTTCCGTCAGTTGGGCGCGGCGACCGCCGCGATCGAACAGGGGCACATCCAATTGCCGCTCTAGGTTTTGGATCTGGAGGCTCACCGCCGGTTGGGACACATAAAGGCTATCAGCAGCCCGTTTAAAGCTGCCCTCGGCGGCGATCGCCCTCAAAATTCGCAACTGATCCAGGGTGAAGGGCAAGTCAGACATAGTTCCTGAGGATGGAGGATAAGAGCGCAACAGGAAGACCACCGAGGCACAGTCGGGGAATAAGCTGCAATAAGCTAAGTGGCATCCCGCGATGGTTCCTCTGGCTAAGGGGAAACTAGAGGGGGGCAGGCTGGTGAGGAGACCCCCAGGGATACCCCAGTATAGGAGCCTCCCTTCCTTTTTCCCCAGGCTGTCACGATCGATAACCTAGACTGTAGGGCGCTGCCCTGGACGATCGCCGGAGGAAAGGGGGGAAATGATGCTAATGCTAGGCGGGAAGAATAGCTGTCCAACCCTAAGTCGCTAGGCTACAACCTATCACGCTACAAAGTATATAGTTCTGCCGTTGCCTACGGCACACCGATGAGCATAAACCCGGATTCTAGCGGTAAGTGTCCGGAGAGATTCTAGAAAGCACTGGTGATCTCTTACAGCGATCGTAGTCTTACAGCAGTCCGAAATGGGTCGTGTGGTGTGTGCCCTCCGGGGGTACACCACACCAAGGGTTTCAGCCATCGAGATGCCTACAACTGATTTAGGGTTGCTGTACAGCGATCGTAGTCTTATCTAGAGATGTTGTTTTATGGCAATGGGAGGTAGATCAAGCCCCTAGTCTCCTGAAACGTCCTGAGGGGTTTAATCCCTGAAGCCATTCTTGAGATCAGGAGGTTACAGTAGGGCCACCAAGCTGGCCAGAGTTTGCCATAGCTGCCCTGGGCATGGCCTTCTGATGGACTAGCGATCGGGAGAGAGACCAAGGCTATCAGGAGGAATCTGAATTCTGGGGCTAACGGGACCTATGATCGGGTGTTGGGTTGCTGGGTTAGCCCAGGGGAACGGCTTACCGGCTTTACCCCAATGATCCCCAGCGTTAAAGTGCTCGGAATCACCGCTCAGGATCACAGATCAAAATCACAGATCAAAATCACAGATCAAGATCACATAGAATCACAGGGCAGGATCACAGAGCAGAATCACATCTGAAACCCCTTTGAACCTTAATCCGGACACCAGCTTCAAGAATGTTTAGATCAGTTCAAGATCAGCAAAAATCTCTAACCCTCCTTCCTTAACAGGTTTATGATTCAAGGAGATATCCCCAGATTGAGGTGTAACTCCCAAAGCCATCCCCTGGAACCCAGCCAGCCCCTTACTCTGTCCTGAAGGCACCTGCTATAGTCAGCACATTATCTAAACCGTCCATGTCACCAGGAACAGTCTCCACCCTTGATCCCTATCGCACCTCGGATGACCAGCTCTGACCTAGTTTTTCCAGTGTTGTCCCAGTACCAACGGAAGCGTCAGGGTTGCAGTGAACGGCTGGGCCACCTCCCCCCATTCATCAAGGAATCCCGGAGAATTCCCATAGCGGAGATGAGAGAATCCCCCATTACCTTCAATGATTACCTGTTACAGCACTCCTAAATCAGTTGTAAGGATCTCCATGGCTGAAACCCTTGATGTGATGTGCCCCCGGAGGGCGCACACCACACGACCCATTTCGGATTGCTGTATACATTTGAAATAAACTATCGTTCTAGACATCAACCGATCCACAGACAGTTACAATCAATGGTTTTTTTTATTTTTGCGTGTCAGCATAACCTAGAAGTATTGACAGGTTTATGAAACAGGAGGTTGTCCAAAATTTTTTAGATTTACCCGGCATTGTGGGTGTGGCACTAATGGATGGACGATCGCGGCCCTTCTTTTGTGGTATCGATCAGTTTCTGAACTTTCAACAAAAAGAAGCCCTAGCCCAGGGTATTCGTCAAGTGATCGAGACGACTCCTGATAGCTTCACAGACTTTCAATTTAAATTTACTGATACTCAAATTTATATTTATAAGCTACATCGAGGACTGATTTTATTGGTGTTAGCCAACCAAGATTTGCTCTTGGCGGATTATGTCCCCGTGATGGCCTTACTGAAATCGACCATCCAGGAAGACCTGAGCAATGCCATTGCTACGTTTCGGCTATTGGTGGGCAATGCTACCCTAACGGGACAAAACTATTGGAATACAAAATCAGGGGTATCCACCAATGTCCCTAAAAGTAATGTCTCAAACACCAAAACCGTTGCCCCCAAAGTTATTGATCCCAGTGCTGTCGTTCGCCCCGGCACGCCCACTCAAACGAGAGACACCGTCACCAATTCCCCAGAGATTGGGACGGTCACCAACCCTGCGGCAGCGGTCCCCAGCGTCAGCGTCAAGGATTACTTACAAGCCTTAAATCAATTAAGCCAATTTTCCAAGCAGTATTTAGGAACAGCGGTGATTGTCAATTATTGGAAATCTAGCCGCCCTAAGGATGACTGGCTCATGGCTTTTGAGATAGAGCGATCGGGCACACTGCAATTGGCCAGTGGTAGTGCTAGTTTGGCCCGCAATGGGGTTAATGCTAGGCAAAAACAGTTGATGCGGGAATGGGTAGCTGCCTTTGTAAAACGTTGCTCCATGGTAATTCGAGATTTCTCCGATCTCTTAAAGAAAGGGGATCTAGACGATAAAACCAAGGGGTTACTGTTTTGAAACCTGGGCAATAAGATAACGCGATGGGCAACTTACGGAAAACCCTCATCCCCCAGCCCCTTGGGTGCATGTCAGGGTTGGGGGGGTGCATCGTAGGGGCGAAGCATGGGCGGCAAAACTTGGGGCGATCACCCAGACAATACCTGCGCCCATGCTTCGCCCGTACCCAAAATGGGGGCATTGACCTCCCCTGATTTCAATCCGATCCTGCCCCCCCAATGACGAGATGCGCCCCAGCCCCTTCTCCCACAAGGGGAGAAGGGGAGCAAGACTTCTTCAAAGTCCCTCTCCTGTTCTGGGAGAGGGATTTAGGGTGAGGGTCTTCGGGAAACTCGCACCTCACTTTAGTCAGGACTTCAGCCCTTCTTAATGCGGATCCCTCGACGAATTGGGAGAAGCGGCGCAGCCGCTACAGCCCTGATTCGGTAGGGGCAATCCCCCCGTGGTTGCCCCGGCTGTGGGTCGCGAAGAGGGTCGGCACGGGGGCGAGAACCCTACCCGAAGTCGAGGGTTCCCCAGTAAATTGAACCCCTTTGAGACGGTCCTGACCGGCGATCGTGGGGCCGAAACCCTACTCACTTCCCCCTGAATAGTTACTTCAAGGTGCCCGTTAAATATCGCGTCTTCACCCCAAGCACCGGTTAGCCGCCAGAGAAAGGTTAAAACAGGCGGCACTGGCCCTGGTGGCGCAAGAGATGATCACACAGCACCAACGCCACCATGGCTTCCACCATGGGCACTGCGCGGGGCAAAACGCAGGGATCATGGCGACCCTTGGCAGAAAGGAGCGTTTCTTCCCCGGTATTGGTGACGGTGCGCTGTTCCTTGCGGATAGTGGCAGTGGGCTTAAAGGCCACCCGAATCACAATGTTTTCCCCATTGGAAATCCCCCCTTGGGTGCCCCCAGAGCGGTTGGTGCGGGTGCGGGTTTCACCGCGATCGTCGATGTAAAACTCATCATTATGCTCACTGCCCTTGAGCAGAGTGCCCCCAAACCCCGAACCCAGCTCAAAGCCCTTGGAAGCGGGGAGAGACATGACCCCTTTGGCTAGATCCGCTTCTAGTTTGTCAAATACAGGGGATCCCAGACCTTTGGGCACCTGGCGGGCCACACATTCCACTACGCCGCCGATCGAGTCCCCTTCGTCCCGCACCTGTTCCACCAAAGTCAGCATTTGGGCCGCCATGGCGGCATCGGGACAGCGGACAATATTACTTTCAATTTGCTCTAGGGTGACGTGGTTGGGGTCGATCTCCGCCTGCAAATGCTGAATCCGCTGCACATAGCCCAGAATCTCTACCCCCGCCACCTGGTGCAGAATTTTTTTGGCGATCGCCCCCGCCGCCACCCGACCAATGGTTTCCCGGGCAGAGGAACGGCCCCCCCCCTGGTAGTTGCGAATACCATACTTCGCGTCATAGGTGGCATCGGCATGGGAGGGGCGATATTTCTGCACCATATCGTCGTAATCCTGGGGCCGGGTATCTTGGTTGCGCACCAGGATCGTGATGGGAGTCCCAAGGGTTTGGCCCTGGAAAACACCGGAAATAATTTCGCAGGTATCGGTTTCTTTGCGGGGGGTGGTGATTTTGCTTTGACCGGGACGGCGGCGATCGAGTTCAAACTGAATCTCTTCCGGGGAAATCTCCAGACGGGGAGGACAGCCATCGATGACAACCCCAACACCGCCCCCATGGGACTCACCAAAGGTAGTAATGCGAAAAAGATGTCCGAAGCTGTTGCCCATGGTGTGTTGCTCTGTAGGTGTTGCTCTGTGTCAGTAAAAATCTGTGTCAGTAAAAAGAGTTGCCGTAGGTTGGGTAGAGGTACGCAACCCAACACGAGACTTACAAATTACTCCGTTGGGTTTCGCCCTGGGAGGTTGGGGACATGGGCCTAGACTGGTTGCAGGCTCAACCCAACCTACAGCCAAAAGGGCATACGACATGTAGGTTGGGTTGAGCCTTGCGAAACCCAACACAACCCTTGTGGCGGTTGGGTTCTGTTCCTCTACCCAACCTACAGCGACTGCCGAAAAAACCGCTGTCTAGGTCAAGATCGACCCAAACCGGGCAGGATCCGGGTTTCGCCGCCCAAGGCAGAATCCTGTGTCAGTCCACCGGGCTAAGGGGAACAGGGTCCAGCCTACGGCAAACACCGCTACGGCAAACACCGCTACGGCAGGCACCGCTACGACAGGCACCGCTAGCTATATTACAATCTGCCAGGGTCGCAGCAAGACAGCGTATAGTAGAGACGGTCAAGACGCTGCGGCCCACGTCAGGATCGGCGAGCATTATCGGCGAGCATTATCGGCGAGCATTGTCCTGACCTTCCCAGGGTTCTGGGTAGCCCCAAGGCTTTGTACTGTAGCCTCAAGGCTTTTTGTTCTTTATTTACGTTCGCGATCGTTAGCGCCTGCTCCACTGTCACTAACTCCGCCCTAAAGGACGGAGCTTGCCTAAACCAATTTAGGCAACGTAAGTAGCGACTACCACACTGAGACACAACTTGGCACAGACCTCCGAATACTTCCCCAGTTCGGATTCCCTCTAAGCCTTATTGGTAGGGCGTTGTGAGACAAGACATCTTAGTTGTGTTGTGGGAGGGGACTTAAACGAGTTTGCTGGTTCTCGGCCTTATCGGCAATTAAAAACCAGTACCCGCAAGGGTTCTATGTAAAGCCGTGCTTCAGCACGGGGTTTCTACCCAAATTTTTGATGAATGCAGAATCAAAATCCGTCTCTTTCTCGGCAGAAGACTTTGAGAAAGCGTTAGCCGCCCACGACTACGAGTTCCAGAAAGGCCAGACGGTGACCGGGGTGATTGTGGATCACGCCACGGACGGTACCTATATTGACATCGGGGGCAAGTCGTCGGCTTTTCTGCCCCGACGGGAAGCGGGATTAAAGACCGTGGTGGATTTGTCGGCCCGGTTTCCCCTGGGGGAAGAGCGAGAGTTTTTAATTATCCAAGATCAAAATGCCGATGGCCAAGTGACCCTCTCGGTGCGGCAACTGGAGTTGAAGCACATTTGGGACAGCCTGGAGGAGCAACAAACCAGTAAGACAGTGTTCCAAGTGAAGGTGACCGGCACCAATCGCGGCGGTGTGATGGTGGATGTGGATGGGTTGCGGGGGTTTATTCCGCGATCGCACCTCCATGACAAAGAGGGGATGGAGTCCCTCAAGGGTCAGGTGATCACGGCAGCA
Encoded proteins:
- the aroC gene encoding chorismate synthase, coding for MGNSFGHLFRITTFGESHGGGVGVVIDGCPPRLEISPEEIQFELDRRRPGQSKITTPRKETDTCEIISGVFQGQTLGTPITILVRNQDTRPQDYDDMVQKYRPSHADATYDAKYGIRNYQGGGRSSARETIGRVAAGAIAKKILHQVAGVEILGYVQRIQHLQAEIDPNHVTLEQIESNIVRCPDAAMAAQMLTLVEQVRDEGDSIGGVVECVARQVPKGLGSPVFDKLEADLAKGVMSLPASKGFELGSGFGGTLLKGSEHNDEFYIDDRGETRTRTNRSGGTQGGISNGENIVIRVAFKPTATIRKEQRTVTNTGEETLLSAKGRHDPCVLPRAVPMVEAMVALVLCDHLLRHQGQCRLF
- a CDS encoding S1 RNA-binding domain-containing protein, with product MNAESKSVSFSAEDFEKALAAHDYEFQKGQTVTGVIVDHATDGTYIDIGGKSSAFLPRREAGLKTVVDLSARFPLGEEREFLIIQDQNADGQVTLSVRQLELKHIWDSLEEQQTSKTVFQVKVTGTNRGGVMVDVDGLRGFIPRSHLHDKEGMESLKGQVITAALLEVSRDRNKVVLSQRLASQSEQFAQLEVGQLVTGHVMSLKPFGIFVDFEGGTGLLHINQISNKFVKDLSTFFSPGQPIKAVIADLDEGRGRIALSTKYLENHPGEILENLQEVMDSAESRLERAKKKLGL